Proteins encoded in a region of the Spartobacteria bacterium genome:
- a CDS encoding transposase: MGRMRRGRIKRREQAYYHCMTRVVGREMLLGEAEKIHLQNLIRRVEGFTGVRVLTYALMTNHFHLLLEEPDGGTVVSDDELGVRLRALYTDDEVGLIEGCWLLWEEQGNLSAVEADKARYKADMHDISSFMKRLKHRFSFWYNRRHGRKGTLWAERFKSVLVEGGEALRCVAAYIEMNPVRAGLVDESSDYVFCGFGEAVAGSVMARNGLARLSELLQSRYGWDESVGAVVIDRGRLLRRCRYFTDGQVLGGRAFVEGFFEENRTYFGPRRVSGGRMVRDGWECEGIFAVRDVRSRGSG; this comes from the coding sequence ATGGGACGCATGAGAAGAGGACGAATAAAAAGGCGGGAACAGGCGTATTACCACTGTATGACACGGGTCGTGGGCAGGGAGATGCTGCTGGGCGAGGCGGAGAAAATTCATTTGCAGAATCTGATTCGGCGGGTGGAGGGGTTTACCGGGGTGCGGGTGTTGACCTATGCGTTGATGACGAATCATTTTCATTTGTTGCTGGAGGAGCCGGATGGGGGAACTGTGGTGAGTGATGATGAGCTTGGGGTGCGACTTCGAGCTTTATATACGGATGATGAAGTGGGGTTGATCGAGGGGTGCTGGCTATTGTGGGAGGAACAGGGGAATCTGTCGGCTGTTGAGGCGGATAAGGCGCGGTACAAGGCGGATATGCATGATATTAGTTCGTTTATGAAGCGGCTGAAGCATCGCTTTTCTTTTTGGTATAACAGACGTCATGGTCGCAAGGGGACGCTGTGGGCAGAACGTTTTAAAAGCGTGCTGGTGGAGGGCGGTGAGGCTTTGAGGTGCGTTGCTGCATACATTGAAATGAATCCGGTGCGGGCTGGGCTGGTGGATGAGTCGTCAGATTATGTTTTTTGCGGATTCGGCGAGGCTGTGGCCGGTTCGGTTATGGCGCGAAATGGTTTGGCTAGGTTATCGGAATTGTTGCAGTCGCGTTATGGGTGGGATGAAAGCGTAGGTGCAGTAGTTATTGACAGGGGACGTCTGTTGCGTCGGTGTCGCTATTTTACGGATGGGCAGGTTTTGGGTGGCCGTGCTTTTGTGGAAGGCTTTTTTGAGGAAAATCGGACATATTTTGGTCCGCGTCGTGTATCTGGCGGTCGGATGGTGCGTGATGGTTGGGAGTGCGAAGGGATTTTTGCGGTCAGGGATGTTCGATCGCGGGGGTCGGGTTGA
- a CDS encoding TIGR00159 family protein encodes MMTYFNQIEFPGISGAIEILILATFFYYIILFFRGTRGAQVLTGFILCMILMIIVTRVFNLDALNWMLQRVSVYIAIAVIIIFQPEIRRALAELGSQPVFSNTKVERDVLDKIIQATMMLAEKKIGALIAIEQEIGTRTIQESGTKMDSKLSPELLATIFFPHTPLHDGGVIINKEGIVAAGCVFPLTHQSSLSKSLGTRHRAAIGLTEETDAICVIVSEETGTISVAYRGRISRGMDEEKLRRLLHRVVNRNSSTSRVKRAQKQLVISKENMKSDEDESWV; translated from the coding sequence ATGATGACCTATTTCAACCAGATTGAATTCCCCGGCATAAGCGGAGCCATTGAAATACTGATTCTTGCGACGTTCTTTTATTATATTATTCTGTTTTTCCGCGGTACGCGCGGGGCACAGGTATTAACGGGGTTCATTCTCTGTATGATTCTCATGATCATCGTCACACGTGTTTTCAATCTGGACGCACTCAACTGGATGCTTCAACGCGTATCAGTATATATTGCCATTGCTGTTATTATCATATTTCAGCCGGAAATCCGCCGTGCGCTGGCAGAACTGGGGAGCCAACCGGTCTTTTCAAATACAAAAGTGGAACGCGACGTACTGGATAAAATCATTCAGGCAACCATGATGCTGGCTGAAAAGAAAATTGGTGCGCTCATCGCCATTGAACAGGAAATCGGAACGCGAACCATCCAGGAAAGCGGGACGAAAATGGACAGCAAGCTTTCTCCTGAATTATTGGCAACGATATTTTTCCCTCATACCCCGTTACATGATGGCGGCGTCATCATCAACAAAGAGGGCATTGTTGCTGCGGGCTGTGTATTTCCTCTTACGCATCAATCGTCGCTTAGCAAATCTCTGGGAACGCGCCATCGCGCGGCCATCGGACTAACGGAAGAAACGGACGCTATCTGCGTCATTGTTTCCGAAGAAACCGGAACTATTTCGGTGGCATACCGCGGTCGAATCAGTCGCGGCATGGATGAGGAAAAATTACGGCGGCTCCTGCATCGTGTAGTGAATCGGAACTCAAGCACCTCACGCGTGAAACGGGCACAAAAACAATTGGTAATATCCAAAGAAAACATGAAGTCAGATGAGGACGAAAGCTGGGTATAA
- a CDS encoding tetratricopeptide repeat protein yields the protein MKKCANVMKWILTVNDHVRDFRFLFALFILTSQCMPISAIAASETNELNTVSMQVTAAVQLISNKDYPQAISALEHLLQNYPDDYATQRNLGLAYYMNGDETKALYCWEKLLEELPNDALLKNNVAWIYGTTTMTERRDPAKAVQLCHDAILLDPLKYRYWNTLSETYNALGFYSLAYQCSVTSLKMAQRFEPGTEEMAMIENTVHSFRQLSDTDRGCEDTPAIKDALYWQSLAAYEKKNGNLAATLGAYLLAESIDPDDAATQFGIATCYMGYNMHREAVTLFEHLADQRPDDYSLLNNLAWLYATSPDISLRDGNTAIKYAQKALMIAPDNYHVWSTLAEAYYLKGEYQSAKKAAKATIDMADAAGASSRERQRYQKQHEKCAKASDIMSIID from the coding sequence ATGAAGAAATGCGCTAACGTCATGAAGTGGATCTTGACCGTCAACGACCATGTGCGAGACTTCAGATTCCTATTCGCTCTGTTCATCCTTACCAGCCAGTGCATGCCCATTTCTGCCATAGCGGCTTCCGAGACCAACGAATTAAACACAGTCAGCATGCAAGTGACGGCAGCGGTCCAGCTTATTTCAAACAAGGACTATCCGCAGGCCATCAGTGCATTAGAACATCTTCTACAAAACTACCCCGATGATTATGCCACGCAGCGTAATCTAGGTTTAGCGTATTACATGAATGGAGATGAAACAAAGGCTCTCTATTGTTGGGAAAAACTGCTCGAAGAACTACCCAATGATGCCCTTCTCAAAAACAATGTGGCATGGATCTATGGCACCACCACGATGACTGAGCGGCGCGATCCGGCAAAAGCCGTCCAGCTCTGTCATGACGCGATATTACTTGATCCTCTTAAATATCGTTATTGGAACACATTATCAGAGACATACAATGCTCTTGGCTTTTATTCTCTGGCCTACCAATGCTCGGTAACATCCCTGAAAATGGCGCAACGTTTCGAACCCGGAACTGAAGAAATGGCGATGATCGAAAACACGGTTCATTCCTTCAGACAACTATCCGACACCGACAGAGGTTGTGAGGACACGCCGGCCATCAAAGATGCATTGTATTGGCAGTCATTGGCAGCTTACGAAAAAAAGAACGGAAATCTAGCCGCAACCCTGGGTGCCTACCTGCTGGCAGAATCCATTGATCCGGATGATGCAGCCACGCAATTCGGCATCGCCACATGTTACATGGGATATAATATGCACAGGGAAGCTGTGACTTTATTCGAGCACCTTGCAGATCAGCGCCCGGATGATTATTCCCTGCTGAACAATCTCGCATGGCTGTACGCTACATCACCTGATATATCGCTGCGTGATGGAAATACAGCGATAAAATATGCTCAGAAGGCCTTAATGATTGCGCCTGATAATTACCATGTCTGGAGCACTCTGGCAGAGGCTTATTACCTGAAAGGGGAATATCAATCCGCAAAAAAGGCCGCAAAAGCAACCATCGATATGGCAGACGCGGCGGGAGCCTCTTCACGTGAACGCCAACGATATCAAAAACAACATGAAAAATGTGCGAAAGCATCCGATATCATGTCAATCATTGATTAA
- a CDS encoding DUF2851 family protein: MQKSTAYTLAFDATFPLAQDFRHAIEPVVQAARVCDPHRQWDPIFCERHLQCIWYDDALRPPLLTDSHGEAVKVEHPGQWNLERGPDFKNATLIIGNNRRVCGDVEVHIRPNDWKHHGHQSNPAYNHVIAHITYYPGTVDPSLFPKNTHHISLSKPLRQMDGFSFDLIDLTAYPYQIRGHETPCRNIFSAMNPDDISTFLSAAGQERLRRKTQRMALEMSIQDPEQVIYQELMTGLGYKGNKKPFRKLACRLPIHLIRKITSCDIADVQAALVGMSGLLSSNSPSKGDAHRSFFNQIWDTWWRQKDMITTEPLTLDEWQLAHVRPLNHPLRRLLAMAVLIHQIPDVVQRVLSLENPPAGTLNQQAKQWIGHFQSVLGDVNDFHLTHPHIPIYGKRAVSLIGSDRINAMVINTLIPCFMAVSPGNTPLHAALLKHLPREQTNSIVRQTAFNLFGPNHDPCLYKTTLQKQGLLHIFQSFCLNDRTRCTECPLSKSCNMDTPPYND, from the coding sequence ATGCAAAAATCGACCGCATATACTTTGGCTTTTGATGCGACCTTTCCTTTGGCACAGGATTTCCGACATGCGATTGAACCTGTTGTGCAGGCAGCGCGCGTGTGCGATCCTCACCGCCAATGGGATCCCATTTTTTGTGAACGACATTTACAATGTATCTGGTATGACGATGCATTGCGGCCGCCGCTTTTAACGGACAGCCATGGCGAGGCGGTAAAAGTGGAGCATCCCGGCCAGTGGAATCTTGAACGTGGACCTGACTTTAAAAATGCGACATTGATCATTGGTAACAATCGACGAGTCTGCGGGGATGTTGAGGTACACATTCGCCCCAATGACTGGAAACATCACGGACACCAATCCAATCCAGCCTACAACCACGTTATCGCTCATATCACCTACTACCCGGGCACCGTTGATCCCTCTCTGTTTCCAAAAAACACCCACCACATATCCCTGAGTAAACCCCTCCGGCAAATGGATGGATTCTCCTTTGACCTCATTGATCTCACGGCCTATCCCTATCAAATCAGAGGACATGAAACGCCCTGTCGCAACATATTTTCAGCCATGAATCCCGATGATATTTCGACGTTTCTTTCTGCAGCCGGGCAAGAACGCCTTCGACGTAAAACACAGCGAATGGCTCTTGAAATGAGCATACAGGATCCGGAACAAGTCATCTATCAGGAATTAATGACCGGGCTGGGTTACAAGGGCAATAAGAAACCCTTTCGAAAACTGGCATGCCGGCTGCCCATTCATCTGATCCGCAAAATAACGTCATGTGATATAGCAGATGTTCAGGCAGCACTGGTCGGTATGTCGGGTTTGCTTTCTTCCAACAGCCCATCAAAGGGCGATGCGCACCGATCTTTTTTCAATCAAATCTGGGATACATGGTGGCGACAAAAAGACATGATCACAACCGAACCGCTGACCCTCGATGAATGGCAGCTCGCACACGTGCGGCCGCTGAATCATCCACTCAGACGATTGTTGGCCATGGCCGTACTGATTCATCAGATACCCGATGTAGTTCAGCGCGTACTCAGTCTCGAAAACCCGCCGGCAGGAACTTTGAATCAACAAGCAAAACAGTGGATTGGTCATTTTCAATCGGTACTTGGTGACGTCAACGATTTTCACTTAACGCACCCCCATATACCCATTTATGGGAAACGCGCTGTATCGCTCATTGGCTCTGACCGCATTAATGCCATGGTCATCAATACGCTTATCCCCTGCTTCATGGCTGTTTCACCAGGCAATACTCCTCTTCATGCCGCACTGCTAAAACACCTGCCTCGTGAACAAACCAACAGCATTGTTCGTCAGACGGCCTTCAACTTATTCGGACCGAATCACGACCCCTGCCTCTATAAAACCACATTGCAAAAACAGGGACTTTTGCATATATTCCAGTCTTTCTGTCTCAACGACCGAACGCGTTGTACGGAATGCCCATTGTCAAAATCATGCAACATGGATACACCACCCTATAATGACTGA
- a CDS encoding metal-dependent hydrolase — protein MKGISHFMSGVAMATFFPWTLKAAEEGNPMYFILGGAFGIMPDTMDFKFYRFFYKHDIYIEPGPQTDPQEIAEKIAEGVALSLTKHKMVKVKLCTIRLGADYWQQYVVRFDSKINEVMVQFGPVVNTGQVPVPNTIPDKPMVGRAKLKAKLVQTYDAVSTVDIFDGPTFGFESLPDNKSSELHFLPWHREWSHSYTCAALCAFIILLLLGWQAALVVFFAFGVHVAEDQMGFMGSNLFFPFTKRRAQGLHLMRSGDAMPNFMTVWFSALIIFWNAYRYQTTLTLSFSLFELVLYGALLPGVTLYVFLHIADARKPLSTPGSGDMPVASAVAEGVADTSTEWGDGDTP, from the coding sequence ATGAAGGGTATATCTCATTTTATGAGCGGCGTTGCCATGGCCACGTTTTTCCCATGGACACTAAAGGCGGCAGAAGAAGGCAATCCCATGTATTTCATTCTGGGCGGTGCCTTTGGCATCATGCCGGATACAATGGATTTCAAATTCTATCGATTCTTTTACAAACACGATATTTACATCGAACCGGGCCCGCAGACGGATCCCCAGGAAATTGCAGAGAAGATCGCCGAAGGCGTGGCGCTATCGCTGACAAAACACAAGATGGTGAAAGTTAAACTCTGCACCATTCGGCTTGGGGCAGATTACTGGCAGCAGTATGTCGTTCGGTTCGATTCAAAAATCAATGAAGTGATGGTTCAGTTTGGTCCAGTGGTCAACACCGGTCAGGTTCCCGTCCCCAACACAATACCGGACAAACCCATGGTTGGCAGAGCCAAACTCAAAGCCAAACTCGTACAGACCTACGACGCGGTCTCTACCGTGGATATTTTTGACGGCCCAACCTTTGGCTTCGAGTCTCTACCTGACAACAAGAGTTCGGAACTGCATTTTCTGCCATGGCATCGGGAATGGAGTCATTCCTACACCTGCGCAGCACTCTGCGCATTCATTATACTGCTGCTTCTAGGCTGGCAGGCGGCATTGGTTGTTTTCTTTGCATTCGGAGTGCACGTAGCAGAAGATCAGATGGGTTTTATGGGATCTAATCTTTTTTTCCCTTTTACCAAACGCCGGGCTCAAGGCTTGCACCTCATGCGATCAGGTGACGCGATGCCGAATTTCATGACGGTTTGGTTTAGCGCTCTGATTATTTTCTGGAATGCCTATCGCTATCAAACGACACTCACCCTTTCGTTCAGTCTTTTTGAACTGGTTCTTTACGGAGCATTGCTCCCCGGCGTAACACTTTATGTATTTCTTCACATAGCAGATGCACGTAAACCACTGTCGACGCCAGGTTCTGGCGATATGCCCGTTGCGTCCGCTGTAGCAGAGGGTGTCGCCGACACGTCGACTGAATGGGGCGATGGAGACACCCCGTAA
- a CDS encoding MBL fold metallo-hydrolase, with product MTTADASLKFTFLGTGTSHGIPMIGCSCPVCTSANPYNKRSRASVFIQTPQTHLLIDTSMDFRMQALTNHITKIDTVLLTHAHADHIFGFDDLRPFYHLSKKPVPVFGSEKTIKAMNRIFSYVHHDRPKGSSVLRVQFKIIEHEEITVNDLHIKPIPVEHSGEMINGYLIEWLNKGWRGAYIPDCKSIPDKSMALLKNLNLFVLDALRPDPHPTHLSLPETIAIFQKVQADQSYITHIAHWLEHEETRNILPKNIHVPYDQLSLSFP from the coding sequence ATGACTACAGCCGATGCCTCACTAAAATTCACCTTTCTAGGAACGGGAACATCCCATGGCATTCCAATGATCGGCTGTTCCTGTCCGGTTTGCACCTCAGCGAATCCATACAATAAACGCTCACGCGCCAGTGTGTTTATCCAGACGCCTCAAACGCATCTGCTGATCGACACATCCATGGACTTCCGTATGCAGGCACTGACCAACCATATTACAAAAATCGACACGGTTCTGCTCACTCACGCCCATGCCGACCACATTTTTGGCTTTGACGATTTACGCCCCTTTTACCATCTCAGTAAAAAACCGGTTCCTGTGTTTGGGTCTGAAAAAACCATCAAAGCCATGAATCGCATATTCAGCTATGTGCATCACGATCGCCCCAAAGGAAGTTCGGTTTTGCGCGTTCAATTCAAAATCATTGAACACGAAGAAATCACGGTCAATGATCTGCACATCAAACCCATCCCTGTGGAACATAGTGGAGAAATGATTAACGGCTATTTGATTGAATGGCTAAATAAAGGATGGCGCGGTGCCTATATTCCGGATTGTAAAAGTATTCCGGATAAATCGATGGCCTTGTTAAAAAATCTTAATCTCTTTGTGCTCGATGCATTGCGCCCCGATCCACATCCAACGCACTTGAGCCTGCCTGAAACCATTGCAATCTTCCAAAAAGTTCAGGCAGATCAGTCCTATATCACACACATTGCACATTGGCTTGAACATGAGGAAACACGAAATATCCTGCCTAAAAACATCCATGTTCCTTACGATCAGCTATCATTATCATTCCCCTGA
- the hflB gene encoding ATP-dependent zinc metalloprotease FtsH encodes MKEKKNSNPKKSSTQGESKLPMRGMAIWLLILVLLLLVFNFFSATNEKTDVIQYNPDFRQLVDQGKVRKCEIVIDQSGMQYIKGELSEMDPRTQRPKQFKVNLVVTDSLTQWLTAEGVPFIFKQQHPLIWQIISGAVPFIIFIGLLYFLFARQMKMAGRGAMSFGKSRAKLLTRDKNAITFKEVAGCEEAKEEVQEIIEFLKDPKRFQKLGGRIPKGVMLVGPPGTGKTLLAKAIAGEAEVPFFSISGSDFVEMFVGVGASRVRDMFEQGKKQAPCIIFIDEIDAVGRSRFSGIGGGHDEREQTLNALLVEMDGFNTQEGVIIIAATNRPDVLDPALLRPGRFDRQIVVDLPNLDGRLEILKIHARKVKLSKNATLTKVARGTPGFSGADLANLINEAALLAARRNAEGIESEDLEEARDKVRWGRERRSHALDDDERKLTAYHEAGHAIVLHSLKESEPLHKVTIIPRGAALGSTMQLPVKDRYTQGKQRLLDMICGFMGGRAAEELIFNDVTTGASNDIKQATHIARSMVCVWGMSPKLGPQAFGKDEAPLFLGREISRSQEHSDETARSIDNEITRILNEAYDRAMGLLKQYRKELDLLGEGLLERETLDAQDIIDIFEHGRILSAEERGGNPAGDAGEQSADVPERSADNADTAGEPVITAAGESNTATEKTSDA; translated from the coding sequence ATGAAAGAAAAGAAAAATTCCAATCCAAAAAAAAGCTCAACACAGGGTGAATCAAAGCTACCTATGCGAGGCATGGCCATATGGTTGCTGATTCTTGTCCTTCTTCTTTTAGTTTTCAACTTCTTCAGTGCGACGAATGAGAAAACGGATGTCATTCAATATAATCCGGATTTCCGTCAGCTGGTAGATCAGGGCAAGGTTCGCAAATGTGAAATTGTTATTGATCAGTCCGGCATGCAGTATATCAAAGGTGAACTGTCGGAGATGGATCCTCGGACACAGCGACCAAAACAGTTTAAGGTAAACCTGGTGGTTACAGACTCACTGACACAATGGCTTACTGCTGAGGGTGTTCCGTTTATATTCAAACAACAGCACCCGCTCATCTGGCAGATCATTTCCGGTGCGGTTCCGTTTATTATTTTTATTGGATTGCTGTACTTTTTGTTTGCGCGCCAAATGAAGATGGCGGGACGAGGTGCCATGAGCTTCGGGAAAAGTCGCGCTAAACTACTTACTCGTGATAAGAACGCCATCACTTTCAAGGAAGTGGCGGGATGTGAAGAGGCGAAAGAAGAAGTGCAGGAAATCATCGAATTTCTTAAAGATCCAAAACGATTTCAGAAGCTGGGTGGTCGCATTCCTAAGGGCGTCATGCTGGTCGGACCTCCGGGAACGGGTAAAACCCTGTTGGCGAAGGCGATTGCCGGTGAGGCGGAAGTGCCTTTCTTCAGCATCAGCGGGTCTGATTTTGTGGAAATGTTCGTTGGTGTCGGGGCGTCACGCGTTCGCGATATGTTTGAGCAAGGAAAAAAACAAGCTCCGTGCATTATCTTTATTGATGAAATTGATGCGGTTGGACGCAGTCGTTTTAGCGGCATTGGCGGCGGACATGACGAACGCGAACAGACACTTAATGCATTGCTTGTTGAAATGGATGGCTTTAACACTCAGGAAGGTGTCATCATCATTGCTGCCACTAACCGACCGGATGTATTAGATCCAGCATTGCTGCGGCCAGGTCGTTTTGACCGTCAGATTGTGGTGGATCTGCCGAATCTGGATGGACGGCTGGAAATTCTTAAAATTCATGCCCGCAAAGTGAAACTGTCTAAAAATGCAACGCTTACAAAGGTTGCCAGAGGAACGCCGGGGTTCTCCGGTGCTGATTTAGCCAATCTGATCAATGAGGCCGCATTACTGGCCGCTCGTCGTAATGCCGAGGGCATTGAATCTGAAGACCTGGAGGAAGCCCGCGACAAAGTGCGCTGGGGTCGCGAGCGCCGCAGCCATGCGCTGGATGATGATGAACGTAAATTGACTGCGTATCATGAAGCAGGCCATGCCATTGTTCTTCATTCACTTAAAGAATCAGAGCCATTGCATAAGGTCACGATCATTCCGCGTGGCGCGGCGTTGGGATCAACGATGCAGCTGCCTGTGAAAGATCGCTATACCCAGGGGAAGCAGCGTCTCCTGGATATGATTTGCGGTTTTATGGGTGGTCGAGCGGCGGAAGAACTCATTTTTAATGATGTTACCACAGGGGCCTCTAATGATATTAAACAGGCGACGCATATTGCCCGTTCTATGGTATGTGTCTGGGGGATGAGTCCCAAACTCGGGCCGCAGGCCTTTGGCAAAGACGAAGCGCCTTTATTCCTTGGTCGGGAAATATCGCGTTCACAAGAACACAGTGATGAGACAGCCCGCAGTATTGACAATGAAATCACTCGCATTCTCAATGAAGCCTATGATCGGGCCATGGGGTTACTTAAGCAGTACCGCAAGGAACTCGACTTATTGGGTGAAGGCCTGCTGGAACGTGAAACGCTGGATGCACAGGACATCATCGATATTTTTGAGCACGGTCGCATCTTATCTGCCGAAGAACGTGGAGGCAACCCTGCCGGAGATGCAGGTGAACAAAGCGCCGATGTGCCGGAGCGTTCAGCTGACAACGCCGACACCGCTGGCGAACCAGTGATAACCGCTGCAGGTGAGTCAAATACAGCGACTGAAAAAACATCAGACGCATAA
- the folP gene encoding dihydropteroate synthase, protein MKWSCRERIYEITPEPLLVGILNVTPDSFSDGGQYTSVDHATNRADIMLAEGADIIDIGGESTRPGAIPVSTEEECDRIIPVIASIKKKHPQCVISVDTTKADVAEQSLGAGASIINDISSCEQDTRMMELIANTGAGVILMHKQGTPQSMQVAPHYENVISEVHRYLEQRIKALQTAGVNTDQIAVDPGFGFGKTLKHNLLLLRNLSEFTKLNRPVMAAFSRKSMFGQITGQSTDNRLAASLAGLCYAVLQGCHLLRVHDVKASRDAMCVLTKIQETAEISCS, encoded by the coding sequence ATGAAATGGTCATGCCGAGAAAGAATATACGAGATTACGCCTGAGCCGCTTCTTGTCGGTATTCTGAACGTAACTCCCGATTCTTTTTCTGACGGCGGCCAATATACATCGGTAGATCATGCAACAAACCGGGCGGATATTATGCTGGCCGAGGGTGCAGACATCATTGATATCGGTGGTGAATCAACTAGGCCCGGTGCCATACCGGTTTCAACTGAAGAAGAATGTGACCGGATTATACCGGTCATAGCGTCCATCAAAAAGAAGCATCCACAGTGTGTGATATCCGTGGATACAACCAAAGCGGACGTAGCGGAGCAGTCTCTGGGAGCCGGAGCTTCTATTATTAATGATATATCGAGCTGCGAGCAGGATACCCGTATGATGGAGCTCATCGCTAACACTGGTGCCGGCGTTATACTCATGCACAAACAAGGCACTCCGCAGTCCATGCAGGTTGCTCCGCATTATGAAAATGTCATATCTGAAGTCCACCGATATCTGGAACAGCGCATCAAGGCCTTGCAGACCGCGGGAGTAAACACAGATCAAATCGCAGTTGATCCGGGATTTGGATTTGGAAAAACGTTGAAGCACAACCTTTTGTTACTCCGCAATCTCTCTGAATTTACCAAGCTAAACCGGCCTGTCATGGCTGCTTTTTCGCGCAAAAGCATGTTTGGGCAAATCACGGGACAATCCACAGATAACCGACTGGCAGCCTCTTTGGCTGGATTGTGTTATGCTGTGCTTCAGGGTTGTCACCTGCTTCGTGTGCACGATGTGAAGGCATCCCGAGATGCGATGTGCGTTCTGACAAAAATTCAGGAAACGGCGGAGATTTCGTGCTCATGA